One window of Streptomyces sp. FIT100 genomic DNA carries:
- a CDS encoding PP2C family protein-serine/threonine phosphatase encodes MLDIPSRVRVHVDPSIAAQNDMGVCDAIGRNAPAGKSAAMSAPHLPKVAGIDSAVPAPAQTAASLAAASGPGAVLQDRLAGWVSDLTTLHELTERLARTSALDAALDELLRAGAALVGARRGMAVLEPPEGRGPALTVGLGLAHADLGHIETVPRSATTYGRILEGLTGLDGVDGLDGLDGPARAGTGVRGAAGLPGPVAQADLFGDEGLDPRLREVAARLGYAASYALPLATEEAGRLGVAVWFYDEPAEPADRRRHLVGLYGRYATEHLARLLELDRARRRMATIAEELLPSRLPRVPGVRLAARHLGGPRGGGEWYDALPLPEGALGLAVGSVTGSGPSALAAMGRLRASLRAYAVMEGEDPVAVLSDLELLLRLTEPARSATALFAYCEPALRKIVLAGAGHTPPLITGERRTEFVETSLSAPLGMLACWEAPSVEFSPAPGETVLLYTDGLLRRTGDPMDRAFARLHAAAASVPRAARNDPAATADHVLRTVLPGGLGAAGHGAAGHGAAGHGAGGDGAGGGPDGEDVVMLAAWFE; translated from the coding sequence ATGCTGGACATCCCCTCACGTGTCCGTGTACATGTGGATCCATCGATAGCGGCGCAGAATGACATGGGGGTTTGCGATGCTATTGGCCGAAACGCACCCGCGGGAAAGTCGGCTGCCATGAGCGCCCCTCACCTGCCGAAAGTGGCTGGAATCGATTCAGCGGTTCCCGCTCCGGCGCAAACTGCCGCCTCCCTCGCCGCCGCCTCCGGCCCCGGCGCGGTGCTCCAGGACCGGCTGGCCGGCTGGGTCTCCGACCTCACCACCCTCCACGAACTCACCGAGCGCCTGGCCAGGACCAGCGCTCTCGACGCCGCCCTCGACGAACTCCTGCGCGCGGGCGCCGCTCTGGTCGGCGCCCGCCGCGGCATGGCCGTCCTCGAACCCCCCGAGGGTCGCGGCCCCGCCCTCACCGTCGGCCTGGGACTCGCCCACGCCGACCTCGGCCACATCGAGACCGTCCCGCGCAGCGCCACCACCTACGGCCGGATCCTCGAGGGACTCACGGGACTGGACGGTGTCGACGGACTCGACGGACTCGACGGCCCGGCAAGAGCGGGTACGGGGGTGAGAGGGGCTGCCGGACTCCCCGGCCCGGTCGCCCAGGCCGATCTGTTCGGCGACGAGGGTCTCGACCCGCGCCTGCGCGAGGTCGCCGCCCGCCTCGGCTACGCCGCCAGCTATGCCCTGCCGCTCGCCACCGAGGAGGCCGGACGGCTGGGCGTCGCCGTCTGGTTCTACGACGAGCCGGCCGAGCCCGCCGACCGCCGGCGCCATCTCGTCGGCCTCTACGGCCGGTACGCCACCGAGCATCTGGCCCGGCTCCTGGAGCTGGACCGGGCGCGCCGGCGCATGGCCACGATCGCCGAGGAGCTGCTGCCCAGCCGGCTCCCCCGGGTGCCCGGGGTCCGGCTCGCAGCCCGCCATCTCGGCGGACCGCGCGGCGGCGGCGAGTGGTACGACGCGCTGCCGCTGCCCGAGGGCGCGCTGGGCCTCGCGGTCGGCTCGGTCACCGGCTCGGGGCCGAGCGCACTGGCCGCGATGGGACGGCTCCGCGCCAGCCTGCGGGCGTACGCGGTGATGGAGGGCGAGGACCCCGTCGCCGTACTGTCCGACCTGGAGCTGCTGCTGCGGCTGACGGAGCCGGCCCGCTCGGCGACCGCGCTGTTCGCGTACTGCGAACCCGCGCTCAGGAAAATCGTGCTCGCCGGAGCCGGGCACACCCCTCCGCTGATCACCGGGGAGCGGCGCACCGAGTTCGTGGAGACGTCGCTGTCGGCGCCGCTGGGCATGCTGGCCTGCTGGGAGGCGCCGAGCGTGGAGTTCTCGCCCGCCCCGGGCGAAACGGTGCTGCTCTACACCGACGGTCTGCTGCGGCGCACCGGCGACCCGATGGACCGGGCGTTCGCGCGGCTGCACGCGGCCGCGGCGAGCGTGCCGAGGGCCGCTCGGAACGACCCCGCGGCGACCGCGGACCATGTGCTTCGGACCGTGCTGCCGGGCGGGCTCGGCGCGGCCGGGCACGGAGCGGCCGGGCACGGAGCGGCCGGGCACGGAGCGGGCGGGGACGGAGCGGGCGGCGGACCGGACGGCGAGGACGTGGTGATGCTGGCGGCATGGTTCGAATAG
- a CDS encoding aminopeptidase P family protein produces MADELTPAVSDSAADAAGPEETDEQPIKQRKNGLYPGVSDELAENMKSGWADTELQGLEPIAQAAHTARRRAALSARFPGERLVIPAGNLRTRSNDTEYAFRASTEYAYLTGDQTHDGVLVLEPTKDGHEATVHLLPRSDRENGEFWLDGQGELWVGRRHSLAEAEQLLGIPAKDVRELPERLREATGPVRNVRGHDAGIEAALTDKVTAERDEELRVFLSEARLVKDEFEIAELQKACDSTTRGFEDVVRVLDKAEATSERYIEGTFFLRARVDGNDIGYGSICAAGPHATTLHWVRNDGAVRPGELLLLDAGVETTELYTADVTRTLPINGRFDELQRKIYDAVYEAQEAGIAAVKPGAPYRDFHDAAQRVLATRLVEWGLLGDLDVEKVLELGLQRRWTLHGTGHMLGMDVHDCAAARTETYVDATLEPGMCLTVEPGLYFQADDLTVPAEYRGIGVRIEDDILVTEDGNRNLSAALPRQADEVEAWMARLKG; encoded by the coding sequence GTGGCCGATGAGCTCACCCCGGCTGTGTCAGATTCTGCTGCTGACGCAGCGGGCCCGGAAGAGACAGACGAACAGCCGATCAAGCAGCGCAAGAACGGGCTGTACCCGGGAGTGTCCGACGAGCTCGCGGAGAACATGAAGTCCGGCTGGGCCGACACCGAGCTGCAAGGACTCGAGCCGATCGCGCAGGCCGCGCACACCGCGCGCCGCCGCGCCGCGCTCTCCGCCCGCTTCCCGGGCGAGCGCCTCGTCATCCCCGCGGGCAACCTGAGGACCCGCTCCAACGACACCGAGTACGCCTTCCGCGCCTCCACCGAGTACGCGTACCTCACGGGCGACCAGACCCACGACGGTGTGCTCGTCCTGGAGCCCACGAAGGACGGCCACGAGGCGACGGTCCACCTGCTGCCGCGCTCCGACCGCGAGAACGGCGAGTTCTGGCTGGACGGCCAGGGCGAGCTGTGGGTCGGCCGCCGGCACTCGCTCGCCGAGGCCGAGCAGCTGCTGGGCATCCCGGCGAAGGACGTCCGCGAACTGCCGGAGCGGCTGCGCGAGGCGACCGGTCCGGTCCGCAACGTCCGCGGCCACGACGCGGGCATCGAGGCCGCCCTGACCGACAAGGTCACCGCGGAGCGCGACGAGGAGCTGCGTGTCTTCCTCTCCGAGGCGCGCCTCGTGAAGGACGAGTTCGAGATCGCCGAGCTCCAGAAGGCGTGCGACTCGACCACCCGCGGCTTCGAGGACGTCGTACGGGTCCTGGACAAGGCCGAGGCCACCAGCGAGCGCTACATCGAGGGAACGTTCTTCCTGCGCGCCCGCGTCGACGGCAACGACATCGGCTACGGCTCGATCTGCGCCGCGGGCCCGCACGCGACCACCCTGCACTGGGTGCGCAACGACGGCGCCGTGCGCCCCGGCGAGCTGCTGCTGCTCGACGCCGGCGTCGAGACCACCGAGCTCTACACCGCGGACGTCACCCGCACCCTCCCGATCAACGGCCGCTTCGACGAGCTCCAGCGCAAGATCTACGACGCGGTGTACGAGGCCCAGGAGGCCGGCATCGCCGCGGTGAAGCCGGGCGCCCCCTACCGCGACTTCCACGACGCCGCCCAGCGCGTCCTCGCCACCAGGTTGGTGGAGTGGGGGCTGCTCGGCGACCTGGACGTGGAGAAGGTCCTGGAGCTGGGGCTGCAGCGCCGCTGGACCCTGCACGGCACCGGCCACATGCTCGGCATGGACGTGCACGACTGCGCGGCCGCGCGCACCGAGACGTACGTGGACGCGACGCTGGAGCCGGGCATGTGCCTGACCGTCGAGCCTGGTCTGTACTTCCAGGCCGACGATCTGACCGTGCCCGCCGAGTACCGCGGCATCGGCGTCCGGATCGAGGACGACATCCTCGTCACGGAGGACGGCAACCGGAACCTGTCGGCCGCGCTGCCGCGCCAGGCCGACGAGGTCGAGGCGTGGATGGCCCGGCTCAAGGGCTGA
- a CDS encoding ATP-binding protein: protein MSIWWSLHLRREAASVPLARRLFLGTMETAGVDPDISYDLSVALTEACANAVEHGGDPGAGPPSEAYRVTAYLDGEKCRIEVADSGPGFPDRRPPTAALAMEHGRGLCLIEQLADHVSFGNRPGHGAVVCFDKMLKWREDALLRTS, encoded by the coding sequence ATGAGCATCTGGTGGTCTCTCCATCTCCGGCGCGAGGCTGCGAGCGTTCCGCTCGCCCGTCGCCTCTTCCTCGGCACGATGGAGACCGCGGGTGTCGATCCCGACATCTCCTACGATCTCTCGGTCGCGCTGACCGAGGCGTGTGCCAACGCCGTCGAGCACGGCGGGGACCCGGGGGCCGGACCTCCGTCGGAGGCGTACCGGGTGACGGCCTACCTCGACGGCGAGAAGTGCCGTATCGAGGTCGCGGACTCCGGACCGGGCTTCCCCGACCGGCGTCCCCCCACCGCCGCGCTCGCCATGGAGCACGGCCGCGGCCTCTGCCTCATCGAGCAGCTCGCCGACCACGTCAGCTTCGGGAACCGGCCGGGGCACGGAGCGGTGGTCTGCTTCGACAAGATGCTGAAATGGCGCGAGGACGCCCTGCTCAGAACCAGCTGA